The following DNA comes from Bacteroidales bacterium.
TTGAATGGAACATGGAAATTCAATTTAGTAGAAGAGCCATCACTACGACCAATGGATTTTTATAAAAACGATTACGATGTATCAACATGGGATGATCTACCAGTTCCTTCAAATTGGGAGATGCACGGATACGATAAACCAATATATGCAAACGTAGAATATCCACATGCCAACACTCCGCCCACAATTCAACGCAGATCAGGGTATAGCGGATATGGAGTAAATCCAGTAGGCTCATATCGTAGAACATTCACTTTGCCGGAGAATTGGGAAGACAAACAAGTTTTCATAATGTTTGGAGGAATATATAGCGCAGCTTATGTATGGGTAAACGGTCAATATGTAGGATACACACAAGGAGCAAACAATGATCATGAGTTTGATTTAACCAAGTATCTAAAATCAGGAGAGAATACTCTATCAGTCCAAGTTTTCCGTTGGAGTGACGGAAGTTATTTAGAGTGTCAAGATATGTTCCGTATGAGTGGAATATTTCGAGATGTATATCTATTTGCCACACCAAAAACATTTGTACGCGACCACTACATCACATCAAATCTATCATCAAGTAGCAACTATACATCAGGAACATTTAATCTTGAGGCATGGATAAACAACCGTGCAGAAACAGCACAAACTGTCAAAGCACAAGTAGAGTTGAAAAACCCAGCAGGAGAAACAATATATACATCAGCAGAGCAAACAGTCAGCAATTTGGCAAGTGGCGCAGAGCAAAAACTAACATTCACAACATCACTCTCAAACCTTTTGCCATGGACAGCAGAAACACCTAATCTATACACTGCTATTGTAACATTAAAAGATAATTTAGGGCAAGTAACAGAAGTATTTTCAACAAAATACGGATTCCGTCATATTGATATAGCAAACAGAAAAGTTAGAATCAACGGCGAGGAGGTACTATTCAAAGGAGCAAATCGTCATGACACACATCCCCGATACGGACGAGCAGTAACAACAGAGAGTATGTTGCAAGATGTAGTTATGTTTAAACAAAACAATCTGAACATAATCAGAACCTCTCACTATCCAAATGCAGCAAAAATGTATGCAATGTTCGACTACTATGGTCTATATACAATGGATGAAGCCGATTTAGAGTGTCATGCTAATACCAGCATAAGTAACTATACATCATGGGCACCAGCCTTTGCCGATCGTACACGCCGTATGGCACAACGCGATCGAAATCACCCCTCAGTAATATTCTGGTCATTAGGTAATGAGAGTGGTGATGGTGTAAACTTTACTGATGCCTACAATGCAATCCGCGAGATTGATGACAGAATAATACACTATGAGGGACAAGGAAGTTGGAATCATACCGATTTGACATCAAATATGTATCCAACATTATCAGCCCTATCAGGAAATGATGCCAGCAGTGACAGCCGTCCACATTTTGTATGTGAGTATGCACATGCAATGGGAAATGCAATAGGAAACCTTAAAGAGTATTGGGATCTAATAGAAAACAGTAACAGAATAATAGGAGGATGTATATGGGATTGGGTAGATCAATCAATTTACAATCCCGAAGACCTTGTAGCAGGAGTAGAGAATCCTCGCCTATATACAGGATATGACTTTCCTGGACCACATCAAGGTAACTTCTGTTCAAACGGAATATTAACATCATCACGAGAAGAGAGTCCTAAATTGGCAGAAGTAAAAAAAGTATATCAATATATAAAGATAAACTCATTTGATACCACTACAAAGAAAGTAAGTATCACAAACAAATATGACTTTATCAATCTGAACCAATATGATTTGGTATGGGAAATAATGCAAGATGGAAAAGTTGTAGAAACAGGAAAAACAAACATCTCATTAGGGCCAAATCAAACAACAAGTATAGTAATCCCATATACAACCTCAACCGTAGCATCATCAGAATATCTTTTAAATGTAAAATTTGCATTAAAAGAAGCAACCCGATGGTCTGATGCAGGACGAGTAATGGCACAAGAGCAATTCTCAATAACACCTCAAATGGCATTGCCAGAGATAAATACAAGTGATGAGACCTCAACATTATCAGTAAAAGAAGAGAATGGCGAAATAATCATTACAGGCGATAAAATATCAGCAACATTTGATGCCTCAACCACAATAATAAAATCTCTTAATTTGTTAGGAAGAGAAGTAATATATAACAATAAAGGATTTGAGTTCAGTTTCTTCCGTTATATAGAGAACGATAAATATACCACCACATCGGTATATTATATGAATCCATCAATAACATACAATCAATCGGTTGATGGAAAAACCATAACAGTAACAGCAGTCAGAACAGTAACAAATCGTTGTCAATATACAATTATGTACACATTCTATGCAAACGGAATAATGGATATGGATGTAACATTAGCAGCCCAAACTTCAGATTTAAGACGTTTAGGACTAACATGTTCATTAGTACCCGGATTAGAAAATGTAGAGTATTATGCACGAGGACCATTGGAGAACTATTGCGACAGAAAAACAGGATCATTCTTAGGAATATATAAAAACACTGTAACAGGATTTGAAGAGAAATATGTAAAACCGCAATCAATGGGTAACCGTGAAGATTTACGTTGGGTAACATTCTCTGATGAAAGTGGAAATGGAGTAAAAATAACAACAGAAGGACAAGTAAACTTTACAGCCTTACATAATACAGATCAAGAGTATGTACCACTAAATCACTGGTGGGAGATAGATAATGTACGTCGCGATGAGATAATACTCTCATTAGACTATATGCAACGAGGAGTAGGAAACGGAAGTTGTGGAAATGTGCAAACAATTAGTGAATACTGCATACCTTATGCAACACAAAACTTTAAATTACGATTCGAAAATTACGGAGGCAAACCTGACACAGGAGGATATTGCTACCCTGAAGTAGAACAATCAGAAGAATCATATATTACAAAATTTGAAGTAAGTGGTGCAAAATCAGGAAACATAAATTATGTAGCAACATCAGCACCTCAAAACACATATCGAAACTACTCAACAATAGTGAAACATACCTATAACAAATGGTTAAGGTTAGCAGTTGAGGGAACAGAAGCAATGGCAAATAACTACATAGCAGTATTTATGGATAAAAACAAAGATATGGAGTTTACTGCCGATGAAATGTTGCTATATAGCAAAGATGCAAGTTCGTACGAAGCATATATATATACCACAGAATATGAATTAGATACCTACCGCATAAGAGTCATAACAGACAAATATGAGCAAGGCATATCGCCAATAGATCATATCTGTACAGGAATAGTAAACGGAGAAGTTCATGACTTTAAGTTAAAATTAGAAGACGAAGTATTTATTGATAACACTCCAACGTATTGTACACCATCGGGATCGATGCACTCTGAGGGACAAGCATATGTAAAAGCTATAACTACAAGTGGAGCATATAAGAATATATCATATTCACGCACAACAACCCCCAATGGCGTATATCAAGTATTGTCTGACACAATAGTAGTAAAACCGGGTCAAACATTTACTATAAATTTCGTTGCAAATGATTTAGGAAGTAGAGGCTCTGTAAAACAAGATTTAAGATATAATGTAGCATCACTATATACCGATTTTAATGCAACAGGCTCATTAATGCAAGCACAGCAATTTGGATATTTAAACACAGGTTCAGGCTTTGGAGGAAACATTGTAGCAAATTACGATTATGTAATGAATATATCAACCCAAATAACCGTTCCGGATGATGCCCCCTCTGCAACAACAATAATAAGAATGGGATACTCAAACGCATGGGGATCATACCCTGTGGCATGTGGTTCGGTAAATGAAGGAATGATATACGATATACCTGTAAGAGTAGAAGGTGAAGAAACCGGAGTAGAGGAAGAGTTTGAAGCTTCACAAATATCAGTATATCCAAATCCAGCAACCAACTATGTAGTATGTAGCGGAGTACCATCAGGAAGCTTAGTAAGCATAATATCAATGAGTGGAGTAGAGATGATAAGAACTCAAATATACGGAACATCAGAAACCGTTAATGTAGCCAACTTGGCAAACGGATTATATATAGTTCGTATATACTCAGAAGAGGGAATTATCTATACAGGAAAATTGGTAAAACGCTAAAATAATAAACCCCTAATAAACAAGAGCGAGGAGAGTGATACCACTCTCCTCGCTCTGTTATAATTAAAAAAAGAAAGTTTATATAAAAATAACATTCGCTTAAAACAAAACAGAAACAAGATTGTTATATAGGTATAAAAGTTATCCTCTTTCTTGTTTTTGATATATTTCAAGTTTGAAAGGTTAGTTCGAGAGAACTGACCTTTTTTTATAAATTGCGAGAAAAAAAATTTATTAAAACAAGCAAAAAACAAAACCATTAGTTAACTTTGTATTAATAACGTAAATAAAGATTTACATCTAATCTTTTTTATGCAAAAAACAAGCAAAGAGAAAAGGAGTATATTCAGAAGAATAAAGCGACAATATAGTAAAGGCGTTCGCAACATAATACACCGTAAAGGACATGGTGTACACTCACCCTATGTATTTAACTTTATAACACGTGTAATAGAGGAGAAAGCAAGATACTACGCTTACGATAAAATAGAGGAGCAATATAAACAATTAAAAATACAATCAAAAAAAGGAGTCGTACCCAAGCCACAAACATTAAAATATTACAAACTCTTATATCGAATACTAAACCGAGTAAAACCACAAAACGTATTAGAGTGTGGAAGAGATTGCGGATTAGTGGATACCATATTTCTCTTGGCTAATCCCGATGTACAAATAACAAGAGTTGAAGAGAGTGATTACAATACAGAAATCCCTGTCTATTACACAACAAATCCATTACCCGATTTAATATACATACATAAACAAACCGAAGAGGGATACAAGCAAATATACAATCACCTATCTTCAAAAATAAAGGATACATCAGTAATAATAGTGTCGGGGATAAGATCAACAAAACACTCATACACTAATTTTGTAGAGTTTGCATCAAGCAAAACAATAAAGGTAACAATAGATATATACGACTATGCAATATTGGTAGCATCTCCAAAACTAAATAAACAAACATTTAAAATAGGATTTTAAAGAGTATGAAGATATATACAAAAGGAGGCGACACAGGCACAACCTCATTAGTAGGAGGAACACGAGTGTGTAAGCACTGCACAAAAATAGAAGCCTACGGAACAATAGATGAATTAAATTGTTTTATAGGAGATTTATTAACAGTAATGCAAAGCACCACTGATAAAGAGATATTAAACAAGATACAAAACTGGTTGTTTAATATAGGCTCAATATTAGCAAGTGAGGAGGAGTATATAAACAAAATGCCACAAATAGGAGAGGAGCATATTGCAGTTATTGAAAAACGTATTGATGAGATAGATGCACAACTCCCCAAACATAATAAATTTATACTACCACAAGGAGTACCCTCAGCAACAAAAGCTAATATATGTCGCACCGTTGCGCGTAGAGCAGAAAGATGTATATGTGCTTTAAAATCAGAAGATAACGTATCTGATATTGTACTTAAATTTATAAATCGTTTATCCGATTATTTCTTTGTTCTTTCTCGCTATTGTAATATAATTGAAAATAAAGAAGAAATATTTTGGGATAATCATTGTTAAATAGAAAATATTTTATATTTTCGTGGTCGATTTGCAAAAATGAGTGTTAAATTATTTTAAAATCAAAACTCTAATAGCAAGTAATATAAACGTTAAATTATTAAAAGTTAGATAGAATATGTATTGGACATTAGAATTGGCTTCAAAATTAGAGGATGCACCATGGCCAGCATCAAAAGATGAACTAATCGATTATGCTTACCGTTCAGGAGCACCATTAGAGGTAATTGAGAATCTTCAAGAGATAGAGGATGAAGGCGAGGTATATGAATGTATCGAAGACATTTGGCCCGACTATCCTACAAAAGAAGATTTCTTCTTCAACGAAGAGGAGTATTAATCAATCTATGAAAAATATAATTGACAAAATAGAGAAAAGGCACCCAATGGTGCCTTTTCTCTATTTATATATATTATAAACTTTCATCTCACATGAATCATTTCATAAAAGGAGGGGAATATAACAATAGAAATCCCAAATAAATGTTTATAACTTTTAATTAATAATAGTTGTTACCATTAAAAAGAAATCAGTAATTTTATACATTCTAATTATTACTGCAATCAAAAAAATAAAGTCTATAATGAAATTATTGCATACAAGCGATTGGCATTTAGGGCACACACTCTACAACTACGATAGGGTAGAGGAACAACAGAGTATGATGAGTCAGATGATAAGTATAGTATCTGAGCAAAAGCCCGATCTGTTTTTACTATGTGGAGATGTATATCACACCTCACAACCATCATCGGCAGTACAAACTATGTTTACCGATTTTTTAGTACAACTGCACGATGCCAATCCCCAGATGCATATAATAGTAACAGCAGGAAACCATGACAGTGCCACCAAACACGAAATTTTCCGTACCCCATGGCGTTCAATGAAGGTACATACAGTAGGAACACTCAATAAAGAGAACATATCTGATCATATTATAAAAATAGGAGATAAAGGATATGTATTGGCAGTACCCTATGCCAACACACGCAACATACCCAATGGATTTTTCCAAAACCTGTTAGATGAAGTAAATTCACAAAACAGAGAGTCTCTTCCTGTTGTACTAACAGCACACACAACAGTAAAAGGTTGCGATTATATGGGACACAGTAATGCAACTGATTTATCAGTAGGAGGTATCGATACCCTAGACATAGAAGAACTTGGCTCTGGTTATGATTTCTTGGCACTTGGTCACATACACCATCAACAATATGTACATACAGGTAAGCACAATGTAAGGTACTCAGGCTCGCCACTTGCAGTAAGTTTCGATGAAGCGTACCCACATACAGTAACAATGGTAGATATTGAAAAACATGGAGCAGTACCAGTAACAACCCAAATAGAGATAACCAATCCACGTCCTTTAGTAACACTCCCCACCGAAGGAGTAGCTACATGGGATGAAGCAAAAACATTACTAAGCAAGTACCCTGCTGATATACCAGCCTACATTCGGCTAAATGTAGAGATAGAGAACTTCTTATCACCTAACGCAAATGCCGAAGCAGTTGCACTAACAAAAGAGAAACAGTGTAGATTTTGTTATATAAATGCAAAACTTAAAAATTCGGGAGGAGTAGAAACAAAGGTAATGACCATTCAAGAACTCCAGTCCGAAGCACCTATCGACATTGCACGTCAATATGCTAAAGACAAAGGCATTGTCTTTGATGAAACAATGCAAACACTATTTCAGGAGGCATTAGGAAGATTAAATGAAGAGATGCGCAATGAGTAAATGAATTAGAGTTATGAAGATACAAAAACTAACAATCCACAATATAGCATCGGTCGAAGATGCAGTTATCGATTTTGAGTCGCAACCATTAGCCGATAGTGATATATTTCTAATAACAGGAAAAACAGGTTCAGGAAAATCAACAATCCTCGATGCAATATGTCTTGCTTTATATGCCGATACCCCTCGATTAACAAATTGTAAAATGGGCGGAAAGGTAGAGGATGCAGGAAAGAGCGATTCCTTAACACTTAAAGATCCCCGACAACTATTAAGAAGAAATGAGGCAGAGGCGTATGTAACTTTGACTTTTATTGGAAAGAATGAGATTAGTTATGAGGCAACATGGAGTGTGCGTAGAGCAAATAACAAAGTATCAGGTAAACTACAATCCAAAAGTTGGATATTAAAAAATATCACAAGAGGTATTACATTAACAAAAGATGCAGAAATTCAAGATGAAATAAAGTCTGCAATAGGATTGGATTTTAATCAATTTTGTAGAACAACCCTACTTGCACAAGGTGAATTTACACGATTCTTAAACAGTAATAATAATGAAAAAGCCGAAATATTAGAGAAGATAACAGGAGTAGATATATATTCTCAAATAGGAAAGCAAATATATATTATAACCTCAGAGAAGAGAGAAGCCTATAATACAATAAATAAACAAGTAGATAATATTCACATACTCACCGAAGATGAAATAACAGCAAAAAAAGATTTGTTAAACACTCTTGAAGAAGAGTATAAAATTATAAAAAAGTTAACCGAAAATGAATCACTAAAACTTGAGTGGCTTAAAACAGATATAAATCTAAAAGAGGAAGAGAGGAGTAGTTGCGAATCACTTCAAGAAGCAAAACAATTGCTTGAAGAACCTCATTTTAAACAAAAAGAGAAGCTTGTTCAAGAGTGGCAAGAGACAATTGATGCACGAGATAGTCTTGAGAAAATATCCAAAGCTAAAACCATACAACAGACACAAGAGGAGATACTTAGAACATTAGCAGAAGAGTTTCAAAGATTATTAGGTGGTTATAAGTATGAATTAACCCAACTCACAGCAATTAAATCTTCTATTGAAAAAATAGATACCTATTTTGAAAATGAGCAAGAAAATAAAACTATATACGAAAATGCACAAACAATCAAAACTCTTTTGCTCAATATTGCGGATGATTATGCGATAATAGAGGCAAAAAGTAAAATTATTGGGAATAATCGAAAATCACTAACAGATAATCTGTTACCTCTTCATCAAGAGGCAATACGTAAAGTTGAGGAGGTCAAGAAAGAGTATGCACTGAAAGCCGAAGAGTTAAACACAGCAAAAAAAGAACTTGAAGATATAAATCTTCCACAACTTCGTGTAGCGTATGCACAAGTAAGCGATTTGCTAAATAAAATAGCAATAGCAAAAGAGAGAATTGAGAACTTAGAGCAAGAGAAAAAACGTATTGAGAATTTAAAAAAAAGACTTGCAACTCAAGAATTATCAATAATAGAAAAGAAGAAACAGTCTGCTGATATGGATACCCCACTTCGAGAAGCAGATTTAATAATGAAAGAGCGAAAAGCAACATTAGACAAGCAGAAAGATACCGTTGATAAGTTTGCAAAAACATTACGTTCAAAACTTACCATAGGAGATGTATGCCCCTTATGTCAACAAAAGATAGTGTCGGAGATACCACATGAGGATACCCTGTCAGCATTGGTTGATGGTTTCATAATTGCGTATGAAGAGGCTGAAAATAATTACAACCAATTGCGAGAAGTAAAATTAAAAATTGATGCAGAGATTAAATCTGCAATTGAATCATATAACAGAGATAAGCAACTATTAGAAGCCGACAAGTCTGTTGAAGAGGCAACACAAAAAGTAATAAACGGCTGTAAAGATTGTGGAGTAGAAACACTAAATGATACAACCCTCTCAATACTAAATAATTTACAAGAAACAAACAATACAAAAAAAATAGATTTAGAAATAAAAATATCTATTGGAGAGACTAAAGAAAAAGAGGTTCAAAAAATCCAAACAACCCTAAATACTATGCGCGATAATGTAGATAAACTTAACAATAAAGTTTTAGAGGCAGAACATCGCATAGCCCAAGAAAATACAACAATAGAGAAAGAGGAGGGAATAGTAAAAATAAAAAGAGGCGAGGTAGAAGAAGACAAGACAAAAGTTCAAGAGTATCTGCCTTTAATTAAATGGGGTATAGATTGGAGTTTGCAACCACAAGAGTTTGTTGTAAAATTAAATTCAGAGTATAACAAATATAACACAACCCTAAATGAGCGAGAAGAACTTCAATCACAAAGTCATAAATTAGAAACTATATGTGGTAATGTAAAAACTATACTTGCAAAAATCCAAGAGTTAAATCCTCTATTACAAACATATAATCCAATAGATGTAGTAAAAATAGAAGATTTAGAAAATGATACAAGAGCATTAGCAACAAATATAACAACAGCACTTGGCAATTTAAAAATAGCAGAAGGTATGATAAAAGAGAGTTCTGAAGAACTTGAAAAATATCTATCTTCACATCCATCTATAACAAAAGAGAGAGTAATAGAACTAAATACATATACTTCCGATAATATAAATGCAGAGACTGAGAGTATAAAAAAGGTTCGAGAAAACTTTGTAGCAATTGAGGCTCAATATAAGATGTTAAAACAGCAAATAGAGACACATCTTAAGAAATGTCCCCAGTTATCAGACGAGGAAACCATAGAACTAATAGTTCAACGAATGGCAGAACAAGAGAGTAATTCTGTTAAGATAGTTGAAACTAAAGTGTCAATTGAGCAAGAGTTAAAAAATAATGAGGAGCAAAATCAAGAACTCAAAAAACTTCTTGATGAAAAAGAGGCTAAGCGTATAGAATATGAAAATTGGAGTAAAATAGACAATCTTTTAGGTGATGCAATAGGAAACAAATTCCGTCAAATAGCCCAGAGTTACATCTTATCCAATTTAGTACACTCAGCAAACAATTATATGAGATCTTTAACAGATCGTTATCTTTTAAAAGTAGAACCTGGAACCTTTGTAATAATGCTTCAAGATGCCTATCAAGGTTATCTTTCTCGAGCAGCAAGTACAATCTCAGGCGGAGAAAGTTTTCTTGTATCCCTTTCGTTGGCATTAGCCCTTAGTGATATAGGCACAACCCTGTCTGTAGATACACTCTTTATCGATGAGGGATTTGGAACACTAAGTGGAGATGCTCTACAAAATGTTATTGATACCCTCCGTACCCTTCATATAAAGGCAGGACGTCATGTAGGAATAATATCTCACGTAGAGGCACTTCGAGAGTGTGTGCCCGTACAAATACAAGTAATACAAGAGGGAACAAACTCAAGCAGCACAATAAAAGTTGTATCTTAAATTGAATAGTTGTCATAATAAAGATGCTGGAGTAAAGGTGTACTTCTCCAGCATCTTTCTAACATTCAAGTTGTTATAATATAACTACTTTATTTATAAAATAACTTTAGTGGCATTTGCAAAATTGTCGCCATCAATTTTTATAATATAGATACCATTATCTGAAATCTGGTTAAAGAGAATCTCTTCACCTGCATTTGCACAACCAATAAGTTTGTTAATTAGAAGTTTACCAGTGATATCATAAACAGCAATAGAGCAATTACTTAT
Coding sequences within:
- a CDS encoding DUF4981 domain-containing protein, which encodes MKKIYSLILSLFLIWSYTQEVRSELIENSVWYTIQSSSGYYVSNGASSTNGTRMSLTLDNANAGINWTLTKVGEYYVINSAAVAQSMDCGGSTPTTMSQWDKSTTNQNQWFILEPVSGKTDTYLIIPYNAQGRAYYANGSSTLEPTVKNTTDATQHFKFTYVKEVVPDYWENETIFEENKENGHATYIPYPSKAQMEADQYYQTPWTTPESDYYMSLNGTWKFNLVEEPSLRPMDFYKNDYDVSTWDDLPVPSNWEMHGYDKPIYANVEYPHANTPPTIQRRSGYSGYGVNPVGSYRRTFTLPENWEDKQVFIMFGGIYSAAYVWVNGQYVGYTQGANNDHEFDLTKYLKSGENTLSVQVFRWSDGSYLECQDMFRMSGIFRDVYLFATPKTFVRDHYITSNLSSSSNYTSGTFNLEAWINNRAETAQTVKAQVELKNPAGETIYTSAEQTVSNLASGAEQKLTFTTSLSNLLPWTAETPNLYTAIVTLKDNLGQVTEVFSTKYGFRHIDIANRKVRINGEEVLFKGANRHDTHPRYGRAVTTESMLQDVVMFKQNNLNIIRTSHYPNAAKMYAMFDYYGLYTMDEADLECHANTSISNYTSWAPAFADRTRRMAQRDRNHPSVIFWSLGNESGDGVNFTDAYNAIREIDDRIIHYEGQGSWNHTDLTSNMYPTLSALSGNDASSDSRPHFVCEYAHAMGNAIGNLKEYWDLIENSNRIIGGCIWDWVDQSIYNPEDLVAGVENPRLYTGYDFPGPHQGNFCSNGILTSSREESPKLAEVKKVYQYIKINSFDTTTKKVSITNKYDFINLNQYDLVWEIMQDGKVVETGKTNISLGPNQTTSIVIPYTTSTVASSEYLLNVKFALKEATRWSDAGRVMAQEQFSITPQMALPEINTSDETSTLSVKEENGEIIITGDKISATFDASTTIIKSLNLLGREVIYNNKGFEFSFFRYIENDKYTTTSVYYMNPSITYNQSVDGKTITVTAVRTVTNRCQYTIMYTFYANGIMDMDVTLAAQTSDLRRLGLTCSLVPGLENVEYYARGPLENYCDRKTGSFLGIYKNTVTGFEEKYVKPQSMGNREDLRWVTFSDESGNGVKITTEGQVNFTALHNTDQEYVPLNHWWEIDNVRRDEIILSLDYMQRGVGNGSCGNVQTISEYCIPYATQNFKLRFENYGGKPDTGGYCYPEVEQSEESYITKFEVSGAKSGNINYVATSAPQNTYRNYSTIVKHTYNKWLRLAVEGTEAMANNYIAVFMDKNKDMEFTADEMLLYSKDASSYEAYIYTTEYELDTYRIRVITDKYEQGISPIDHICTGIVNGEVHDFKLKLEDEVFIDNTPTYCTPSGSMHSEGQAYVKAITTSGAYKNISYSRTTTPNGVYQVLSDTIVVKPGQTFTINFVANDLGSRGSVKQDLRYNVASLYTDFNATGSLMQAQQFGYLNTGSGFGGNIVANYDYVMNISTQITVPDDAPSATTIIRMGYSNAWGSYPVACGSVNEGMIYDIPVRVEGEETGVEEEFEASQISVYPNPATNYVVCSGVPSGSLVSIISMSGVEMIRTQIYGTSETVNVANLANGLYIVRIYSEEGIIYTGKLVKR
- a CDS encoding cob(I)yrinic acid a,c-diamide adenosyltransferase, which produces MKIYTKGGDTGTTSLVGGTRVCKHCTKIEAYGTIDELNCFIGDLLTVMQSTTDKEILNKIQNWLFNIGSILASEEEYINKMPQIGEEHIAVIEKRIDEIDAQLPKHNKFILPQGVPSATKANICRTVARRAERCICALKSEDNVSDIVLKFINRLSDYFFVLSRYCNIIENKEEIFWDNHC
- a CDS encoding DUF2795 domain-containing protein, coding for MYWTLELASKLEDAPWPASKDELIDYAYRSGAPLEVIENLQEIEDEGEVYECIEDIWPDYPTKEDFFFNEEEY
- a CDS encoding exonuclease SbcCD subunit D, encoding MKLLHTSDWHLGHTLYNYDRVEEQQSMMSQMISIVSEQKPDLFLLCGDVYHTSQPSSAVQTMFTDFLVQLHDANPQMHIIVTAGNHDSATKHEIFRTPWRSMKVHTVGTLNKENISDHIIKIGDKGYVLAVPYANTRNIPNGFFQNLLDEVNSQNRESLPVVLTAHTTVKGCDYMGHSNATDLSVGGIDTLDIEELGSGYDFLALGHIHHQQYVHTGKHNVRYSGSPLAVSFDEAYPHTVTMVDIEKHGAVPVTTQIEITNPRPLVTLPTEGVATWDEAKTLLSKYPADIPAYIRLNVEIENFLSPNANAEAVALTKEKQCRFCYINAKLKNSGGVETKVMTIQELQSEAPIDIARQYAKDKGIVFDETMQTLFQEALGRLNEEMRNE
- a CDS encoding AAA family ATPase, giving the protein MKIQKLTIHNIASVEDAVIDFESQPLADSDIFLITGKTGSGKSTILDAICLALYADTPRLTNCKMGGKVEDAGKSDSLTLKDPRQLLRRNEAEAYVTLTFIGKNEISYEATWSVRRANNKVSGKLQSKSWILKNITRGITLTKDAEIQDEIKSAIGLDFNQFCRTTLLAQGEFTRFLNSNNNEKAEILEKITGVDIYSQIGKQIYIITSEKREAYNTINKQVDNIHILTEDEITAKKDLLNTLEEEYKIIKKLTENESLKLEWLKTDINLKEEERSSCESLQEAKQLLEEPHFKQKEKLVQEWQETIDARDSLEKISKAKTIQQTQEEILRTLAEEFQRLLGGYKYELTQLTAIKSSIEKIDTYFENEQENKTIYENAQTIKTLLLNIADDYAIIEAKSKIIGNNRKSLTDNLLPLHQEAIRKVEEVKKEYALKAEELNTAKKELEDINLPQLRVAYAQVSDLLNKIAIAKERIENLEQEKKRIENLKKRLATQELSIIEKKKQSADMDTPLREADLIMKERKATLDKQKDTVDKFAKTLRSKLTIGDVCPLCQQKIVSEIPHEDTLSALVDGFIIAYEEAENNYNQLREVKLKIDAEIKSAIESYNRDKQLLEADKSVEEATQKVINGCKDCGVETLNDTTLSILNNLQETNNTKKIDLEIKISIGETKEKEVQKIQTTLNTMRDNVDKLNNKVLEAEHRIAQENTTIEKEEGIVKIKRGEVEEDKTKVQEYLPLIKWGIDWSLQPQEFVVKLNSEYNKYNTTLNEREELQSQSHKLETICGNVKTILAKIQELNPLLQTYNPIDVVKIEDLENDTRALATNITTALGNLKIAEGMIKESSEELEKYLSSHPSITKERVIELNTYTSDNINAETESIKKVRENFVAIEAQYKMLKQQIETHLKKCPQLSDEETIELIVQRMAEQESNSVKIVETKVSIEQELKNNEEQNQELKKLLDEKEAKRIEYENWSKIDNLLGDAIGNKFRQIAQSYILSNLVHSANNYMRSLTDRYLLKVEPGTFVIMLQDAYQGYLSRAASTISGGESFLVSLSLALALSDIGTTLSVDTLFIDEGFGTLSGDALQNVIDTLRTLHIKAGRHVGIISHVEALRECVPVQIQVIQEGTNSSSTIKVVS